One window from the genome of Cellulosilyticum sp. I15G10I2 encodes:
- a CDS encoding extracellular solute-binding protein translates to MFKKIVNLLLILGLVGTSVGCGQQVNSNKEVNNEVAIEQDQTVKFTLWHSFVGEDQRADFMAKRMEQFRELHPEYIIDEQKIPRDQYQTKLKTEAAAGQLPDAFLIWPNAMTKEFVDSSLIKDISSYLEENPEWKNSFTSKALDEFTFNGKTYSAGLGISITSILFYNKALFDQYGLKAPETYEELKEVIGVFNEKGIIPIALGNKAKWPVQSTIFSNLANRQTGSEWLESVLGRSGSKFTDQEFIEALHKMKELVDIGAFNKDYNSIDEVQMRSYFYKGEAAMMIGGSWILPEMIKNAPDDIKENVELTILPKLEDGKGDPSTMSGVSSTGIAISAKVTPEQEAAIKKLIQFLTDDDAQKMYAASNIPVSSVTVNISEMDLDPAYKKMVSLIQKYPMVTVYDSALNSELTDIVNNGLQAVMLGAVQPEQLANDLQKALE, encoded by the coding sequence ATGTTTAAGAAAATAGTAAATTTATTACTTATACTAGGTTTGGTTGGTACTTCAGTTGGCTGTGGCCAGCAAGTAAATTCTAATAAAGAGGTAAATAATGAGGTGGCGATAGAACAAGATCAGACAGTTAAATTTACATTATGGCATTCTTTTGTAGGGGAAGATCAAAGAGCAGATTTTATGGCAAAGCGTATGGAACAGTTTAGAGAGCTTCATCCAGAATATATCATTGACGAACAAAAGATACCTAGAGATCAATATCAAACGAAACTTAAAACAGAAGCAGCTGCAGGACAATTACCGGATGCATTTCTTATATGGCCTAATGCTATGACAAAAGAATTTGTGGACTCCTCTTTAATCAAAGATATCTCATCTTATTTAGAGGAAAATCCAGAATGGAAAAATTCTTTTACAAGTAAGGCACTTGATGAATTCACATTTAATGGAAAAACATATTCGGCGGGGCTCGGTATTTCAATTACCTCCATTTTATTCTATAACAAAGCGCTTTTTGATCAGTATGGATTAAAGGCACCCGAAACATATGAAGAGTTAAAGGAAGTTATTGGTGTTTTTAATGAAAAAGGGATTATTCCTATTGCTCTAGGTAATAAAGCAAAATGGCCTGTACAATCAACTATTTTTAGCAATTTAGCGAATAGACAAACTGGTAGCGAATGGCTGGAGAGTGTTTTAGGGCGATCAGGAAGTAAATTCACAGATCAAGAGTTTATCGAAGCACTACATAAGATGAAAGAACTTGTAGATATTGGAGCGTTTAACAAGGATTACAATAGTATTGATGAAGTGCAGATGCGCAGCTATTTTTATAAAGGTGAGGCAGCTATGATGATCGGTGGGTCTTGGATCTTACCAGAAATGATCAAAAATGCACCAGATGATATCAAAGAAAATGTAGAGCTTACTATTCTTCCAAAGCTTGAAGATGGAAAAGGGGATCCGAGTACGATGTCTGGTGTTAGTAGCACAGGCATTGCTATAAGTGCCAAAGTAACACCAGAACAAGAAGCAGCTATCAAGAAACTGATTCAGTTTTTAACAGATGATGATGCACAAAAAATGTATGCGGCGTCTAATATACCGGTATCATCTGTAACAGTTAATATTAGTGAAATGGATTTAGATCCTGCTTACAAAAAAATGGTATCACTTATTCAAAAATATCCTATGGTAACGGTATATGACTCAGCTTTAAATTCGGAACTTACAGATATTGTGAATAATGGACTGCAAGCTGTTATGCTGGGTGCCGTACAACCAGAACAATTGGCAAATGATTTACAAAAAGCACTAGAATAG